A genomic region of Eucalyptus grandis isolate ANBG69807.140 chromosome 5, ASM1654582v1, whole genome shotgun sequence contains the following coding sequences:
- the LOC104445821 gene encoding 50S ribosomal protein L7/L12 — MSLISRAGHRLSNGFLRAYAISRPAVMADSRLNWLSRNLSQPARKEEDDEDEVEIDQRRLPADYDPATFDPTEHRSPPTDRVFRLVDEVAGLTLVEVAELSSILMSKLGMKEPPAIAVMKGGAAAAMAGMAAKAAGAGAAGKEEKKPEKTVFEVKLESYEASAKIKIIKEVRSFTDLGLKEAKDLVEKTPAVLKAGLSKEEGEQILEKLKALGAKVVME; from the coding sequence ATGAGCCTAATCTCGAGAGCAGGACACCGTTTGTCAAATGGATTCCTCCGTGCGTATGCCATTTCTCGTCCTGCCGTCATGGCGGATTCGCGCTTGAATTGGTTGTCCCGGAATCTCTCTCAACCGGCGAGGAAAGAGGAGGATGACGAAGATGAAGTGGAGATCGACCAGCGGAGGCTTCCGGCCGACTACGATCCGGCCACGTTCGATCCCACGGAGCATCGGAGCCCTCCGACGGACAGGGTCTTCCGCCTCGTGGACGAAGTGGCCGGGCTCACGCTGGTCGAGGTGGCGGAGCTCTCGTCGATCCTGATGAGCAAATTGGGGATGAAGGAGCCGCCGGCCATCGCGGTCATGAAAGGAGGAGCTGCCGCCGCTATGGCCGGGATGGCCGCGAAGGCGGCcggggcgggggcggcgggcaaggaggagaagaagccgGAGAAGACCGTGTTCGAGGTGAAGCTGGAATCGTACGAGGCCTCCGCGAAGATCAAGATCATCAAGGAAGTGAGGAGCTTTACGGACTTGGGTCTGAAGGAAGCCAAGGACTTGGTGGAGAAGACGCCGGCGGTGTTGAAAGCCGGACTTTCGAAGGAGGAAGGGGAGCAGATACTTGAGAAGTTGAAAGCACTTGGAGCCAAGGTTGTAATGGAATGA
- the LOC104445822 gene encoding ribonuclease H2 subunit B, with the protein MENWWQGSSETRLLVAPDSAATEKGVGHFLSLRHPKSGKATCYLVVDEKLFELQWFKLPYGSWFLGDYVHKDGCHYTATPVDPVFIMLPIFEEARMKKGDEPGKFRQLDEILFINGYPGYQHLLSIAEKSMQVVCEVKEIGSTRFFRLDDTKVFAWLSYKVHQLKQTMGTLDKNYAARAEKELLADAVSIMGEYLLDEPWLKNLCDSLKLNLEDVGEAAHKQNYQDVADTDDFGSPVALQGKSGADKKASKVGRQVKKAKVETDSQNIKEMFTRASRRAR; encoded by the exons ATGGAGAACTGGTGGCAAGGAAGTAGCGAAACTCGCCTTCTCGTCGCACCCG ATTCTGCTGCGACGGAGAAAGGGGTTGGGCATTTCTTATCACTTCGGCATCCCAAATCAG GAAAAGCGACGTGCTACCTCGTTGTCGATGAGAAGCTTTTTGAACTTCAATGGTTTAAATTACCTTATGGGTCTTGGTTCCTGGGAGATTACGTCCATAAAG ATGGTTGCCACTATACTGCCACACCAGTTGATCCAGTGTTCATCATGTTGCCCATTTTCGAGGAAGCCAGGATGAAG AAAGGAGATGAACCTGGGAAGTTTAGGCAATTGGATGAGATTTTGTTTATAAATGGTTACCCTGGATATCAGCATTTATTGTCCATTGCGGAGAAGTCTATGCAAGTGGTTTGCGAAGTTAAAG AAATTGGATCAACGAGGTTTTTTAGGCTTGACGACACTAAGGTTTTTGCTTGGTTGTCATACAAG GTGCACCAACTGAAGCAGACTATGGGTACTCTGGACAAAAACTATGCTGCCCGAGCTGAGAAAGAGTTGT TAGCTGATGCTGTCTCAATAATGGGGGAGTACTTGCTGGATGAACCTTGGTTGAAGAATCTCTGTGATAGTCTGAA ATTGAATTTAGAGGATGTTGGAGAGGCAGCTcataaacaaaattatcaaGATGTAGCAGACACAGATGACTTTGGATCTCCTGTGGCCTTACAG GGAAAGAGTGGGGCGGATAAGAAGGCTTCAAAGGTTGGAAGGCAAgttaaaaaagcaaaagtagaGACGGATTCTCAGAATATCAAAGAAATGTTCACCAGGGCTTCCAGAAGAGCCAGATAA